TGTTAGGCATTAAATTATAACACAAcattcaaaaattaatgaaccgcacgtttattttatttctccgCTAATTTCCATGCGGCCCCCGTTCGATGGAGggccttttcctttttttttgcttttggcgGGCATGCATTGGTATTGGTGGAAAAATCCGTCCCAAACACCAGTCTATATCAGCTGGTCGATCCTTGTGCTACTTTTGCCGTGGTAGTGGTGggcgaaagcaaacaaacacagccgCGCAAACTTGTTAGCCAATGGGTACTGTGGGCTAAAAAGGCCTACTTTTGGAACCGGTTCAACACAACCGGTTCGGCACGGTCGAACCGTTTTCCCCAACTATTCGCTTTCGGCCCAAGcgaagggaaggaaaattcgTCTTCGCACCATAACCCGGGGGGGCCCAGTGCGCATGCCCTGCCCGAAGATGGGAACTCACTCGCTTGCACCAGCAGTGCTGCCGAACAAATGGCCGGAAGGCGCGCGTGTGTTCGCCATCGGCGAACGCTTGCCAGAAACGTCAGTTTGGTGGAGATTCTCACGCGAGTCAAACCAAATTCGAAGAAAGGGAATCCGAATAATCCGAGCGTACCACCATCGCCAACCGAAATAATCCATCGGGACAATCGGTCCGCACGTCCGCAGTTCGTGCAATGTGCAATCGTGTGCAATTATGCAAATGGTGCAACGGTGCAGAGCATTGACAGCGAGTGTGAGCCGCGTGGCGTGTGTGAATCATGCATGAAATATCAAGCAAATGTAACAGAATTAAGCGCAAATGTGGTGTAAACAAACGGAAAGAGCTACCAAAAACGCAGTTCCGCGTTCGACACCGCCTGTCCCCAGTGCTTAAATGGTGTGCAAAACCTCCACAGCCCGAAACACAGCGTGAAACCGTGCGAACGTAAAATGTTTCCATTTCGGCAACGATCCACCGGGAACCGGTGTAATTAAGTTGAATAAACCATCCCAGCCGTGCTTCATCGCGCCCACACACCTGCCCTGTCTGgtgtgttattgttgttgttcaggTGGCATCGCACCGCGACACCGACCGAAGGAAATAATTTATCGGGAAAGGTGAAAAGGGTGCCGACAAAAGGATCTGACAATTTGACACGCGTTTATTTACGCTGCAGGGCGGAAAGGAGAAGGGGGAGGTGTtagaaaagtgaaaattgttccgttttcctttttttttgctttgcttttctttgcacGACTTTGTCGCTCTTCGGGGGGATGTTTTGATTCCCCAAACCCAGCCGTGTGACACCCCGACGCGCTGAACCAGTGTCAACAGCGGGAacgattaaattaatttttatatttagcTTATATCTTAGCACGGTGGCGCACGGCCAGACAACGACACCGTAACAGGATTAGGCTTACGGCTTACGGGCGACAGTTATTTAGTTGACGAGTTGGGTGGACGAgttggcaataaaaaaaaaaaagacttagGCATTCTACCGCAACTCGACGATGATGAACTGACAGGCCGTCGGTACGGACCCTGCTAACCGCTGCCGTACACTGCAGCAGCTGGCTCGTATGATAGCGTCAAAAAAAGtgtgcaaaaaagaaagaaagaatggAACCATAACATCAACCCTGACTGCATCCCGATCCGCAGGGCAACCGGATCCGCTTGACGCGATACATACTAATGATTTAATAATGCGGGCGCGTATGCAAATGAAGGCTGCTGACGATGGCATATTCTGCCCGGGACACGGTCCCAGTCTTCTTGCGGCGGCATCTCGATCGTGCTGGTGAAAAGCATCTCTCGCAGCGCCCGGCCGGTGGGGTGGTCAGGGTGGCTAAAAACAAACGACCAAACCCTTCATCAGCACCGCCATCGGTACGGTAGAGCGCGGCCTATCCGCTTGGacaacacacgcgcgcgcccCTGCACTGTGTGACGGACGATCACCCACTCGCCCTGCAAATCCAAACACTGCTGAATCATTTAGTCGTTGGCGGGTTCGGAACCGGACCCGCTGCTTTGATTTTCAACCGTGCAAACGCTAAAAAAAATTGCTCTCAAACCGACCGTCCGAGGAAGGGGAAAAAGAAATCCACTGTGCGTGCGCTGCGCTGCAAAAAGTGCGAAATGTGTCCCGCGCTGGAGATACGCGTAACGTGCGCGGCTAGTGCAGTGAAGTGattgatgaataatttaaaatgtgcTGACTGACGGTGGGCAAACCCTCGGTACAGGCGGTAGTGTTTCTGTCGGTCTGCCCGGCATACGGCCAGCACTTTGAAGTGGGTATCATAAATTAATCCACCACCGGTGCGATAGCACACTCGCTTGTGGTGTGAGAAAAACCAACCGAGAGGTAACCGACGCCGAAGTGTAAACGCGAAAGAGTTGCCTGAACGCAGAGGGAAATTTCTTGCGCGTCGTGTAAACCCCGTGGTGTGCAGTGATGGTGTTAGAATAAGTGGCCATTGTTTCACTTGCGTGCAGGGTCAGTCCAAGACGAGGGCCCGATCGAGTACACTTTGCAACGAAATACTTTTCCATCTGCCCGTCGGCTATTACGCGACGGTGGGCTATTCAATTTCCATCCCGTCGTAGTGTGCCAAGCCACAACAGCCAGCAGAACTGCTTCCTGAACTGCAGCGCGGCAATTCCCGCGAATAGAAAAATCAACATGGAAACACGAATAGGATTATTAGGattatttttctattactTCGTCGTGATTGCTACGGGTAAGTGAGTACAGCGAGGAATCCCAATTATCATTCCAATCGGATCCGCTAGGCGGGCGggatttgaataatttttcctTTATCGATTTGCTGGAGTGAGCAGGAACAGAGCCCCAGAAATCTCAATAGTCCCCCGGAccaagcaaaacacaaaaacgtgAGCCCGCTCTAATGAATTGCCCTGACCGTGGGAGGAATGCTGCGAGCGCACCTTTGACCCCGAGCGCCCCAACCGCTCGAATAAATTTCATGCGCAAAGCAGCATTCTGACGAACTTGCTGCTGCCGGAACGTAGGCCTTAACGGATGTAATTCAATTATATATCCCATGGTTACGTTGCGTCGCTAGGAGCAGGCTCCCGCGATAGCTCCGGGAAAGCCGAACAGGATTGCatgcaaatttaattttcatcactTGAGATCACTCATTCCCGCGACATCTACCCATCGCTTCGTGAACATTTTGCTGCGAAATTGTGATATCAAAATTCTTCGAAACGCTAATGTGTTTTTCGCTGTCATACGCTTTACCATCACTCACGCACAATTAATCGCGCACCGCGGGAGGCGCACAAGCTGGCCTGCCTTACGCTAACCATTTTTTTACCAGCTCAAGAATTTTCTCCTTGGCGGCCCGCATTTCCGCCGAATCGGCAGCGGAGATGGAGCTCAAATCGGCACAGTGGGCAGCTCCTACGATTGGAGAGAAAAGGCATTGGTTCACCTTCTCTTTTCACCACGCGAGCACGATTCACTTACCCGGAATTACTACGCCCGGTGACTGGTCGTTGAGGTCCGCCTGAATTCCCATTGCACGCCAGGGATCCAGCTGTCCCTGGGTGAAGAACACGTTGGTCACTTCCGGATTCCAGCCGCCATAGATGACGTTAGTCCTTTCGGCGTTGCCTTGCATTCTCCCTTCATCGAAGCTACCGATTCAAAGGATCATTAGCGAATGATTaacactcaaaaaaaaaaagcacacaacttACTGTCCATCATACATGTCGCCGCACAGCTTTACGAACAGCTCGACCGGGAAGCTGGAACCGAAGATCTGGTTGGGTGATCCCGAAATCTGGTACCAGCCGTATTCGGCACAGGTCTGGTACATCCACTGGCGCACTGTGTTAACGAGAGCGGAGAATTGAATGACGGTGGTCGACCGGTGCCCTCTCATTGCTGTACCTACTTGAGCTTTGCGCAGCACCATGCTCCCAGGCAGTATTTTTGTAGTAATCAATCATAGCCTTGTAACCGTAGCTGTTACAGCTGGTCGACGCCAAACCTTGGGTGACAATCTTAGCCAGCGCCTGCATATCGTCCGCAATGGAGGCATCTTCAACGATCTGGCACAAACCCTCAATGTCGCCCGTCGAGTGGTACTGTACCACACCGGCGAACTCGTCCGACAGACTGCTGAAGAAGTTCATGCTATCGAGCGACTTGGAAAGGTCCACATCGCTGCACAGCCTAAACTCCTGGGCGACGCGGCTATACTCACCATTGGCCAACAGTTGTTCCGTCTGTTTGATGGCACGCTCAATCCGATCGGCACAGTTTCGtccaccgaccgaccgaatACTTTCCGACACAATTTCCTTGTACTCTGGGTGGAAAAGCAGAAGCACATTCAAGATAAATCCATCGAGCTGGCCATTGGTTCGATGCGTCAATTACCAGTAAATTCCACCTTGGCAAATACCGGCGCACTTGAGGCCCACGCTCCGTTAACGAGGTGAGGATACTTCTGCCGGAACCAGGACACCATGGTGGCGGAGTACGAGCCACCGATCATGATGACGCCTGCATTCTCCGCCCCCGGAATGGTCTTGCGCATTTGCACGACAAAGTGGGCTAAATCCGCCAGCGCCTGATCGATGTTCAGGTACTTCAGTTTATCAGTTCGTAAGTCGCTGAAAATTCAACACGCGGAGATAAACCACGACCGATAAGTGACCGTTCGAATGGTTAGGGGTGTTGTGGATGGCTTACACCGTGGGATGGCTCTTGCCGTAGTAACGATGCTCGGTGTAGAACAGGTAACCCTTCAGCTGGCTCGCCATATCGTACACGTGACCGCGGGAGATGCTCGACTCGGAAATTTCCCATTCACCACCGACGTAGATGAACAGCGGTCCGCCCGGTGCATAATGTTCACCGTTTTCCATGTAACGCTTGAATAGTCCACAACCCCGATTAAACGTATCGCCTGCAGTGCGTACCCAACCCGCCACTCACCATCGACCAGGTGTTGACATTTTGCGGGTCAAAATGATCCAAGCGCTGCATGATGTACTTCGTTGTCACTGGGCCAGCCTTCCTCGAACCACCGCGTATCGGGGGCTCCCGATGTAGCCGCTCGAATGCGGTTCGGGCACGGAACAGCCGCTGGGTGGCATTCGGCTGCTCCAGCCCAAACGCACCCAGGACGCCCAAAAGACACACCAAACCCAGCGCGCACTTCATCACGAATCAGCGTTTGTGACACACAACCGCACAACCGACAACCGTTTTGTCGCATTCGCGACGCTATTGGGCCGCGGTATTTATAGTTTGCGGCCCATCCGCAAGTCCATCTTTGCTAGTCGGTTGTAATCTTATCTGCGGATTTCACTCCCTGGCACAGTGATTTAATCCCATCCCATTCTTCACCTGAACTGCACCAATGGGGCGCGTCATATATCGCGCTGATCGAACAGAAAACACACACGTATTGGAGGAAATCGGCGAATTTATTTGTGTCCCATCTTCATTCATCATAATCGAGATCGAGCGACCGATGATGGGGGGCCGTAATAGGCACAGAGATAGCGAGTTTTGTTAAAGATAGGAAAACACACAGCGTCATAAATTGCCACGAGCTGATTGCAATTGTGAGTTTATCGCTACCGGTGAACAATATCAAGAGTGGAGTGTTCAATGGGATCAATACAGCGCAACAGTTGTTTTGATAACATTAATTCCGACCAAGTGCCCTCAACAATTCACCACTCAAATACCACCGAACTTCCCATCCGTTTTATCAGGAGCCACTATTGAAGGATTATTATAATTCAATGAAAACGCTTGCCCCATCGGGCAATAGTGCAAATTCCGGTAGTGGATTGGTGCGTTACTCTTCAAATTACCATATTAGCGAGGAAATCACTATTAATGCACTCATTCGTGAGGTCGCCATCATCAATTAGCTCCAACggcagtaaaaacaaaaatggcataAGCGTCACCACattggaatggaatgtttgtttgtgtttgttttatcataCACTCagacatatacacacacacagaaaatcTTTTAAAGTGGTCGTTTAAAAGTgcataaacaaaactaattaCACGTTCGAGGCACGGGCGCGGTTTCAACCACTTTTGACAAAACATTCCAATTGTCGTGCTCACCCGGCGGACTGGCGGTTAGCCACTCGGAAGGAAAATCGTTTATGCTTGCACGAGCATAACCATCACCAGCGACGCTGTCGAATGCTCGTTACTCCTATCCAATTACCGCCCAGtgtgctgctactgctgctgccaccgGACCTAAATCCGCTTCCGTTGGAGTCTAATTATGGAATTAATTCGTTAATTTTCTTATCTCTTTAACGATCTGAAGACACGGCCACGAAATGAGGAGCCGACAAAACAGGCCGCGCAACCGTTTACTCCTGCCACCAAATGCCGCTCCGCATTCTGGTGAAACTGGCAAACGCTGGCACACAAAACGCTTGATTTGCATCGAAAGCTTTCCTGCCGAGCAAACGATAAGACACGGAAACCGAAAAGGCACCACAGCGAAGAGTGGCATTCTCCCCCCTTCAAAGCAGCACAAAGGAAAGCCCCATTTGTGAAGCTTCACTGAGCGGATCTCGTTGTGCTGCCACGCACCGTTTTAGTAATGGGATAAAGAATATTTGCAGATGGGCCGCTGGATGTCGTTGCGCTGCCGAATGCTCGGGATTGCAAAgcggaaaaacaagaaacccACGCAGAAGACAGAAGGTCGGGCAGGGTTTGGATTGAATTTTTCACGTGAAAATGCGCGCACTGAAACGCGTTCGAACCGTGAAGCCGAAGATGATGCGTGCAGCAACGTGTATTCGCTTGATGTCAGGGTCATGGGAAACCGTTGCCTCggcaaaaaaacccctcccgAAACGCTTCATTCGTCGTAAGGTTTCCCATGGAGTAacgcaaaaaacacacacgcacaaaacgaagttggaaaagtgaaaaacacaAGAACAACGTTATCGTTACAtaatgttttgcataaaacatagcgaAGAGCCAGGCCCTGCTTCGTTGGGTGCCGTTCGAGTGAGTGCCGTGAAAAGTGCCCGTTTCCCTTGTCAAGCGCAATGCATGGGCGAGTGTGTGTTTAGGGCCGCGTGTGTAGGGGCTAAGTGATGGCAGACATTCACTTGGCATTGGTTTGAAAGTGCCAGTGACGCGGTAAGCGGGGAGTAAGGAGGGGCAAGTTGGAGCCACGGACCAAGAGTATCTTTATTTTGGTTTTCAGCCTTCCTCGCAAGGATAACAATGACAAAGAGGACCTGGCGATGGCAGGAATGGTTGAGAGCAGGGCACGCTATCGAGCATTAAAAATGTACTACGCTCGGCGAGTGTACGTCACATCCACAAGATGCCGGGCGAAACTCTTCCACCCGGACAGGCAATGTGAGGAAAAAGCGACAACCCACCACGATTGACATGTTCACGAGGACGGAGACGATGTGTCTGCCATGGGAACGAAATCATTGCCTTACAACGCTCCCGGACCATCAAGAGATGTTGACAAATGTTTGGGAAAGAcaaccgaaacacacacacacacggcgcaGGATTGGTGAATCTTTCTGTGGCATTTAAAATATGGATGCATTTCCCAAGGAAATCGAACAGAGATTGTCCTTCCATTTCAGAAGGACACGGACGGTGGACATATTGTCGCGTGCAGTATTGTCCCCCACCGTCAGCTGTGATCGGGGTTTTGCTTCAATGTTGTTTCATGCCCTAGAATTTAGCTAAACAGCTAAGCTCTCATCCAGAGCGTCCAGCGACATAATCCCGCATCGTCTGCCATGATATGATCCCTCCTTCAATTCGCTTTTAAACCCATTGCGTAAATATTGAACGAATTCCTTTGTTATTCCTGGAGGATAATCTGCCCGTAATCACTTCCACTTTCTGCCGGACCGAACCAATCTGCCACTCACCGATCAAAGGTTGTTAAGTAAGCAGACGCTGGGCACGTTGTAGCTCGTTTGTTGTCAAAGAATACAGGCCCTCGTGGTCCGCCGGTTGGGCTGGGGTCCCAACTGGGTACGTAAGAGGTTTACCGATGCCTCCTCCTTGTGCGCCCACTGTGCACAGCGGGCTTAAGTATGATGTTTCACGAGCGTACgaacaaatacaaacacacagccacacagcGAGACCCGTGCATTCGCAACCGATCTTCAATGGAAAGCTCAAACATGTTCATGCTTACATGTACATGGAGATTACGTGCCATCCATCTCCATGACAAACATCATAAATTGGGCCGTTTAAGATTTGTGTATTTTCAATCGATACACTCGATGCGCTCGGGCTGTGCACACATTACGGCAGCCTTTGCTCCATTATTCAAGTACCTGTCAGTCTGTCTTTGGCTGACATGGGAATCACAACcgactgggcgtctccattactTGAAGGAAGCTATTTGGATGAAAGTATTGCTTATTCCATTTGAGGCGACGTACGATCTACGCACGGCTCGTTCAGCATTCGTTAAGCGTGCTCCACTATTGAGATGGCTGCGTACAACACAACAGCCCTGATCCACCCTTCCGATGGGCGGGAGGGTGGTTTTGCAGCTGACGGGAAACTGTTACTCTCTTACCCACGGCAGGGAAACCGCCGCATTGCATGCTGACTAGCACTTCAGCACACCCGCTTTTTACGACCAACAACGACCCAACATCGTCAGGAATCATGTCAGGTTCAAGAATAGATGTGGTCGCCGTCGAAACTTTGCTGACGGTGGCCAACGTACAGCGGGTGCGCGCTTCGACCACGCTTCGAAAACACAAGCAGAATCATCGAAATCCATCGTGGATTAGAGATagagtaagagagagagagagagagagagagagagagagagagcgagagagaagtTTAGCAACTACTTGCCTTTAGCGGGTGCTTTTATACCGACCACCGGTCCACAAACCATCGCTGGAGATCGAATTTTAGCGCAAGGGCTGGTgggtgaaaatttaaattcccATCGTGTGCCTGTTCAGCCGCCGATCCGCCCCGGAAAAGGTGACGTTTCTCGGGAGCGGCAAACCAAACAGTTTGCATCATCATCCATCCGACTTTCTCCATCAACGATCGATGACCGCCCGTTCGCCCGGCAGCGGTAAAACTTTGTCGAAATCGAAAGAGCCGGCCCCGAAAAGCGGACCACCTTTCCTTCGGTTAGAATCTCGCCACTTCCTACCCCGTCGGGAAGCAATGCAAACAAGTACTTGCTGCAAATGCTGTTTATTGACATCGTCGATAAATTTTGTGTACATATTTGCAAACATGGAAATTTGCATTTGCGCAAGCGAACGTTCCTAGCCCGTGCTTGCTTAGTGCTTGGCGAGCGCCCGTACTTGCATTGCTTTGATCACGGCAATTACATGGCCTCGGTTGATTAAATGCTATTGCTCACTATCATCACCGCACAAGACCGGAGCCGGCTCGATGCGAAAGCGACGACCGCGCGAGAAGTTTCACTTCAAACACAAACTTTCAAGCATGGGCAAACACAATCTAATCTAACATATGAAGTGGCAAGTTCGTGTGTACAATCAGATAATCGAAGCATCGATATTGCACACAGCAATGGCAACCCGGTGATTACCGTAATCATCGGCACCGGTCCAAACATTTTGCCGCCGTGATAGTTTGGTTTCATTTATCATACCAACCATTAACAACCCATTTGCTTTACCACATCGATTGCCGTTCAAATATTTCATCCATTTTGTGCCGCAAGTAATGTCGTCCGAATAAAGAAGCCCCGCTGATCAATGGTCTGTCCATTAATCAATAATGTGTGGAACCCTTTTACGATGGTCTTCTAGCGCCAACAGGCACCAACATCAAAATCCCGGCTTAGTCGTTATCGCCCCAGAATGTCCCATGCACAAAAAGAGCCATTCTGCAAGCGGTTCTAGCCGGACCGGCCGGGCCGTTGAAAACTTTACCAGTCTGCAAACAAATGCTAATCACTAGCGCTGATAGTCGTTGGGTGGCCGGGTTTAAGAAAGTGATGCCATTTTATCCAATATTTACTGTAGAagcataaaaattcaaatctaCTTtagaaaaccaccaccaccgtcgcCAACAATTTAAGCCTATCACTTTTCGAAATTTCCCGCTCTCTCGCGCGCTCGTTCGTGCAGAATGGAATCCGGTAGGTCAATATTGACCCGGCAAATAACGTCTATTCATCAACGGCATTCCAAGGCCGCGACCGGGCGTACTGACGGACGTGAACAGACGGGGCCCGAAACCGAAACGACTCAATCAGGGGCCAGTTTTTCCGCAGTGGGCTAGGCCTTTTCAGTCCGCCACGGACGGGACACGAGCGGTGGCTTAAGTGAGCGGTTTTCCCCCCCAGCCCCATGGTTATGCTTCTCGGTGCACGCCGCACACTTCACGAAGAAGCACTCTATGAATAACCAATTTTCTGCTACCGTCCCCTGACGATTCCTCCAGCCCAAGACTTCGCTGTTCATTCGCTGTCTGTATGCTCGTACGCTCCGTTTCGGTAGCGTTACAAAGTTAACTCTTTGCGATCCAATCCTATCGGTCGTACGGTATCGGCCACTGCTCAAGAGGCGATGATAAAGTACGTCAACTTTTAAATAAACTAATAAATTGCAATTTCAATTCCCTCACTCGCTTCGTAAACtgataaattttatgaatACATAATATATTAGACTGATTTCTGCCGTTCCCACCGTCCTTCACCAGTGGACGGTACGTTCCAAACGGGGCCACCGTACCGCATACCAGCACTGGCTGGAAAAATGCCAGAAACATCACCAAACCCGCCACGCGCACGACAACGGCTTCAACCATCGTCTTCCCGATGCAACGATATTGGCTTTTCCTTGCATAATTGAATTGTGCGCTCGGTTCGTTTCTTGCCAGCAGAAGCGTCCCCggtcggtgtgttgttgtgtgcgaCCGAACGACCGAACGATGTTTCGGTATCGATGCAGTATTTTTGAAACTCCTTATTTCAATGACTGATAGACATTTTCCACCCGCGTTGTCCGCACTCGCACCCGAACAACCCCCCCGCGGAAACGCTTTTCCTGCCAATGCATGATGGGCGGTAAGGGAAAGTTTGGATGCTTTTCATTTTTGCATATCGCAGTCtgacaacgacaaaaaaaacggcgTACCATTCTCTTCGCCATGCTGGAAAAGAAAGTGCAGCACTATAAGGATAAAAGTTGGTACCGAAAGAAACGGGACCACCGCTAGTACTCCGCTTTTTGCAAGGCAGTCACAAGCGGTTGCTAGAGCACGACAGAATAGACTTAGTCCGGGGCGATACGTACCACATCTGATTGCACTCGGGGAAAGTTGTTCTCCGATACGATCAACGTCAACACAAACACCAATGATAAATAGCGTGTAAGATGAATGCACGGAAAGATTCGTCGCTTTGAACTTGTGCTGCTTCtttccaacaaacaaacaaacaaacaaacaaacaaaaacaacaccgtAACGGGTCACAGATCACGATAAACTAATAAAGAGATTAAGTCAGTTTGAAGTATTATCGTTACTGATTTTACAGCGAAGatgtaaaaatgtttcaactcGCATAGCATCAGAAGCAAACGAACCACCAAAGTGGAACCCGGTCATGAAGAGTTCCAACGGAATGGGTTTTAGTATTTAAACTTTATTACACAACCAACGACGCAGGGTGAACTGATATAAGCATTTAAAAAGCTAACCTTTTTGGTGACGACATGCAGCATGATGACGGTGaacagtgttgccagcaaCGGGTACCCATTTGGCCCATCGCCTGTCACGCACAGCATTGCCTGCATTTAGGGGCACCCATAGCTGCCAAACTGAAAGACCGTTGGAGGTTCCAGGGTTGAGGGGAAAGCTAAACACTAGTCACTGTTTGAAgaacatttaattaaacaaatttcttCGGGCATTACAGTGAGTCCGGTTGATGTGGTTACACATTTGCAACTACTATCATGAAATCCTTTTTCCGGGAAATTCTCAAAATTCAAAACCTATTAGAAACGTTCATCCGAACCCAAACAACCCTCCCGTTGGTGTAGCAGGTATTGTAAGGGTTCTCTCCAATGCTTTTTTACGAAAGTTGATGAAAACAATCTGTTGCGGGCTttgggcattttttttttacccatTTTTAAGCGGATCGTTTGCTCACAGCGTGTACAGCAACTATTGCTCGTCACTTTAATTATTCTTTGCGCTAGAGTTGTCAGAGCTAAAATGACAATCTATCAAACAATTACAGCAAGTTTCAAAACACGTTTACCAGCTCGAAATGAAAGATCTTTTGCAGCTCTCTCTAAGCTGATAACACCCcagacactcacacacactagAGGCTCCTAAGACTAAAGAACCTCCAAATTTGGATGGTTCCATTCCGGTATCTTGGACTCGTTAGGGTCTTTAGAGACCATTGTACACCTTTTTCTTCAATCTGACAAGCAACTTAAATTCCTTGTAAACGATTCTTAGCGAACGGTAATGttcaaaacgaaaaattgTTGATTCTGCTCCCTGCTCTCTCGTTGCGCTTGTTGTTACTGTTGCTGTATGATTAAAAAGGtactaacaaaacaaatacaaactaGAGTGGAAAATGCTTGCCACCTCCCGAAAAAAGGACACGACTTTgttgggtggaaaagtttttcattttccatcgtTTTGCCTTTGCCACTGTGTGCCGTTAATCGTGTGTCCTTTCggtcgtgtcgtgtcgcaTTTTCCCTCTTGCCGTGCCTCTTTCGTGTTTTTCACGTGTCAGCGCAGGTGTGAACTGGAAGCTAAAGGCTAACGCCATGCCAAATCCTGTCCGAGAGTGTCCGGGTGGGTCAACgtgctgtttcttttttgtttggtttgagtTTAAAAATGGTTCAGTCGCAAGACGACACACCCGTTCTGCACCCTTGCGCGGGTTCCATTCGTTTGAGCGACACAGGTAAAAATGGACGAGAAAAAAGCTCGATTATCCTccttttctttacattttgctacgGAGAAGCGGGCAGAAAAAACAACGTAAATCCGCCTTCTTAAAGCTGAAAATTTACCAAAACCTTCCTTACCCCGTTCTGACCGATGGCCTCTATGCCTTCGTTCATTTTTGTCCTTCAGGTTCAATGGCTCGTGTTTCGCTTTCCCGCAATACTaacaggtttttgtttttttttttgctattccTGCCCACTGCAACACTCTTGTAAAGTTTGTAATTTGTTCGCTCATTCGTTTTTACGCTCAATAGTCAACGTTTTATCGTCGACGGTGTGTTGGGTGGTGACAgtccctatttttt
The Anopheles moucheti chromosome 2, idAnoMoucSN_F20_07, whole genome shotgun sequence genome window above contains:
- the LOC128298694 gene encoding putative serine protease K12H4.7 gives rise to the protein MKCALGLVCLLGVLGAFGLEQPNATQRLFRARTAFERLHREPPIRGGSRKAGPVTTKYIMQRLDHFDPQNVNTWSMRYMENGEHYAPGGPLFIYVGGEWEISESSISRGHVYDMASQLKGYLFYTEHRYYGKSHPTVDLRTDKLKYLNIDQALADLAHFVVQMRKTIPGAENAGVIMIGGSYSATMVSWFRQKYPHLVNGAWASSAPVFAKVEFTEYKEIVSESIRSVGGRNCADRIERAIKQTEQLLANGEYSRVAQEFRLCSDVDLSKSLDSMNFFSSLSDEFAGVVQYHSTGDIEGLCQIVEDASIADDMQALAKIVTQGLASTSCNSYGYKAMIDYYKNTAWEHGAAQSSMRQWMYQTCAEYGWYQISGSPNQIFGSSFPVELFVKLCGDMYDGHFDEGRMQGNAERTNVIYGGWNPEVTNVFFTQGQLDPWRAMGIQADLNDQSPGVVIPGAAHCADLSSISAADSAEMRAAKEKILELVKKWLA